A single Phoenix dactylifera cultivar Barhee BC4 chromosome 1, palm_55x_up_171113_PBpolish2nd_filt_p, whole genome shotgun sequence DNA region contains:
- the LOC120104171 gene encoding uncharacterized protein LOC120104171, whose protein sequence is MVFKHNKLPFTYVDPNQLAYEDLRQLDYDGQVASFEEISSSRGIPQKSLTSDGEREKVFTKTQATETQEDELRPGSDSSTFISVVTNKEYENRNADSANDTSESALGDTSSMSWVTGSTSEVIRSEHSKRPMCDNGAYQVENKRQKQTDPNKQLDSFAVIPFSSCKELPTSAAADRELENEEAAAVPKDPANKETSKQLPWIICSRSEEETNLDSGVSVHFFPSCFEEYQSANGFHQVEEMYSPLFDHPYRKLVAVGPNHQADIPQWRSREFKNSFGDSDDCVSVPLTSMTSSSVHHMIDEDDSNKWVGTCVMPMPDSDSLASEVRAVHCKTDCSCLDEGSIRCVRQHITEAREKLKRMLGKHRFEELGLYNMGEDATKKWTEEEEQLFQEVVLLNPASLCKNFWDHLYQVLPSRSSKELISYYYNVFMLRKRAEQNRLDPLNVDSDNDEWQESDDGEFATMEENEEDSVVSLANQGDLACNKDGPEETDISEDIDDEDECDDYTIADNNEEALCGVSEGCISNKSIFCPTAQLIDKKLQNGVEQDVRGDSCMSYEGQHNGADSGGGAADNLDTQHSLIKDHDHLLEEFGNDGGISVVTDHGFFDDHCDPKTWDMNYTHGAENDDFLSTYNVIEEVFGKGAWENDAKGNHGVIQS, encoded by the exons ATGGTGTTTAAGCATAACAAACTgcctttcacttatgttgacccTAACCAGCTGGCCTATGAAGACCTGAGACAATTGGATTATGATGGACAAGTTGCTTCTTTTGAGGAAATTTCTTCATCAAGGGGAATTCCTCAAAAGTCACTAACTTCAG ATGGAGAAAGGGAGAAAGTCTTCACCAAAACTCAAGCCACCGAAACTCAAGAAGATGAATTGAGGCCCGGAAGTGATTCCAGTACTTTTATCTCAGTTGTCACAAACAAGGAGTATGAGAACAGAAATGCTGATTCTGCAAATGATACCTCTGAAAGTGCTCTTGGAGATACCTCCAGCATGTCATGGGTGACTGGCAGCACCAGTGAAGTTATCAGGTCAGAGCATAGCAAACGGCCTATGTGTGATAATGGAGCTTACCAAGTTGAAAACAAACGCCAAAAACAAACAGACCCAAATAAGCAATTGGATTCTTTTGCAGTAATTCCTTTTAGTTCCTGCAAGGAACTACCTACTTCAG CTGCTGCTGACAGGGAATTAGAGAATGAAGAGGCTGCTGCTGTTCCCAAGGATCCTGCTAATAAGGAAACCAGCAAACAACTGCCATGGATTATATGCAGTAGaagtgaagaagaaacaaatttGGACTCAGGTGTTAGTGTCCATTTCTTTCCTAGTTGTTTCGAAGAATACCAAAGTGCAAATGGATTCCATCAAGTGGAAGAGATGTATTCACCCCTTTTTGATCACCCTTATCGAAAGCTTGTTGCTGTTGGACCAAATCATCAAGCTGATATTCCACAGTGGAGGTCACGAGaatttaaaaattcttttgggGATTCAGATGATTGTGTTTCAGTACCTTTGACCTCTATGACGAGTTCATCAGTTCATCATATGATAGATGAAGATGATAGCAATAAATGGGTTGGAACTTGTGTGATGCCAATGCCCGATTCTGACTCTTTGGCTTCAGAAGTAAGGGCTGTGCACTGTAAGACAGATTGTAGCTGCCTGGATGAGGGTTCCATCCGATGTGTGAGACAGCATATTACAGAAGCAAGAGAAAAGCTTAAGAGAATGTTGGGAAAGCACAGGTTTGAAGAGTTAGGTTTATACAACATGGGTGAGGATGCCACTAAGAAATGGACCGAAGAGGAGGAACAGTTGTTCCAAGAAGTTGTCTTGTTGAATCCTGCATCATTATGTAAGAACTTTTGGGACCATCTATATCAGGTTCTTCCCTCTCGAAGCAGTAAAGAGCTAATCAGTTACTACTACAATGTATTCATGCTTCGGAAGAGGGCTGAGCAGAACAGGTTGGACCCATTGAATGTGGATAGTGACAATGATGAATGGCAAGAAAGTGATGATGGTGAGTTTGCAACAATGGAGGAGAATGAAGAAGATTCCGTAGTATCTCTTGCAAATCAAGGTGATCTTGCTTGTAATAAAGATGGCCCTGAAGAAACAGACATCAGTGAAGATATTGATGATGAAGATGAGTGTGACGACTATACCATTGCCGATAATAATGAGGAAGCGCTATGTGGTGTTTCTGAAGGATGCATCAGTAATAAATCAATTTTTTGTCCTACGGCACAGCTTATTGACAAGAAATTGCAGAATGGTGTGGAGCAAGATGTTCGCGGTGACTCATGCATGTCCTATGAGGGGCAACACAATGGGGCTGACTCCGGTGGTGGTGCAGCAGACAATCTTGACACACAGCATAGTCTGATTAAGGATCATGATCACCTGCTTGAGGAGTTCGGAAATGATGGTGGTATAAGTGTTGTGACAGATCATGGGTTCTTTGATGATCATTGTGACCCAAAAACATGGGATATGAATTATACCCATGGAGCAGAGAACGATGACTTTTTGTCAACATATAATGTGATTGAAGAAGTGTTTGGGAAGGGAGCTTGGGAGAATGATGCAAAGGGCAATCATGGTGTTATTCAGTCTTGA